A genomic segment from Cervus elaphus chromosome 14, mCerEla1.1, whole genome shotgun sequence encodes:
- the TAS1R3 gene encoding taste receptor type 1 member 3: MLGLTFLGLVAALGVRLGAPLCLSQQLSLPGDYILGGLFPLGSAEDTGLGDRMQPNATMCTRLSVPGLLWALAVMMAVEEINNASTLLPGLHLGYDLFDTCSEPVVAMKPSLVFMAKAGSRSIGAYCDYTQYQPRVLAVIGPHSSEVALVTGKFFSFFLMPQVSYGATTDRLSNRETFPSFFRTVPSDRVQATAMVELLRELRWNWVAAVGSDDEYGRQGLSLFSSLANAKGICIAYEGLMPLPRAGGPRLGSVQSLLHQVNHSSVQVVVVFSSAHATYSLFSYTIHYKLSPKVWVASEAWLTSSLVMMLPGMERVGTVLGFLHQGAEMPEFRSYVQTRLAQAAEPAYCASLEAGRLGLEEHVVRPRCPQCDRASPENVTDGLLYHQTFAAYAAVYSVAHALHKALLCNSSGCPTQEPVRPWQLLENMYNMSFRAYNRTLHFDTSGNVDLAYDLKLWVWRDQMPMLRTVGSFNGSLELQFSNMIWHTPGNQEPVSQCSRQCREGQVRRVKGFHSCCYDCVDCKAGSYQRHPDDALCSKCDQDQWSPDRSTRCFPRRPRFLAWGEPAVLGLLLLLGIVLGLVLLVLGLFTWHRDSPLVQAAGGPRACFGLACLGLVCLSVLLFPGRPSTASCMGQQLLLHLPLTGCLSTLFLQAAEIFVGSELPPSWTDWLHSRLRGPWAWLVVLLAMLAEAALCSWYLAVFPPMVITNWHVLPTEALVHCRVSSWISFGVVHATNAMLAFLCFLGTFLVQSRPGRYNGARGLTFAMLAYFITWVSYIPLFANVHMVSHPPVQMGTILFCVLGILATFHLPKCYLLLWRPDLNTPEFFLGGGPSDARGQGSSGVGEETQGKNK, translated from the exons ATGCTGGGCCTGACTTTCCTGGGCCTCGTGGCTGCACTGGGTGTCAGGCTGGGGGCCCCATTGTGCCTGTCCCAGCAGCTCAGCCTGCCGGGGGACTATATTCTGGGTGGGCTTTTCCCTCTGGGCTCGGCCGAGGATACTGGGCTAGGTGACAGGATGCAGCCCAATGCCACCATGTGCACCAG GTTGTCCGTCCCCGGCCTGCTCTGGGCACTAGCCGTGATGATGGCTGTGGAGGAGATCAACAACGCGTCCACCCTGCTCCCTGGGCTGCATCTGGGCTATGACCTCTTCGACACATGCTCGGAGCCCGTGGTCGCCATGAAGCCCAGCCTGGTGTTCATGGCCAAAGCGGGCAGCCGCAGCATCGGCGCCTACTGTGACTACACGCAGTACCAACCCCGCGTGCTGGCTGTCATCGGGCCCCACTCATCCGAGGTTGCCCTGGTCACTGGCAAGTTCTTCAGCTTCTTCCTCATGCCCCAG GTCAGCTACGGCGCCACCACCGACCGGCTGAGCAACCGCGAGACGTTCCCATCCTTCTTCCGCACGGTGCCCAGCGACCGCGTGCAGGCAACGGCCATGGTAGAGCTGCTGCGGGAGCTACGCTGGAACTGGGTGGCCGCCGTGGGCAGTGATGATGAGTACGGCCGGCAGGGCCTGAGCCTCTTCTCCAGCCTGGCCAACGCCAAGGGCATCTGCATCGCTTATGAGGGCCTGATGCCGCTGCCCCGTGCCGGCGGCCCGCGGCTGGGCTCTGTGCAGAGCCTGTTGCACCAGGTGAACCACAGCAGCgtgcaggtggtggtggtgttctcCTCCGCACACGCCACCTACAGCCTCTTCAGCTATACCATCCATTACAAGCTCTCACCCAAGGTATGGGTGGCCAGCGAGGCCTGGCTGACCTCAAGCCTGGTTATGATGCTACCGGGCATGGAGCGGGTGGGCACGGTGCTTGGCTTCCTGCATCAGGGTGCCGAGATGCCCGAGTTCCGGTCCTATGTGCAGACCCGCCTGGCCCAGGCCGCCGAGCCCGCCTACTGCGCCTCGCTAGAGGCAGGGCGGCTGGGTCTGGAGGAACACGTGGTGAGGCCACGCTGCCCCCAGTGTGACCGCGCCTCCCCGGAGAATGTGACTGATGGGCTGCTTTACCACCAAACCTTTGCCGCCTACGCAGCCGTGTATAGCGTGGCCCACGCGCTTCATAAAGCGCTGCTCTGCAACTCCTCGGGCTGCCCCACACAGGAGCCAGTGCGGCCCTGGCAG CTCCTGGAGAACATGTACAACATGAGTTTCCGTGCATACAACCGGACCCTGCACTTCGACACCAGCGGGAATGTGGACCTGGCTTATGACCTGAAGCTGTGGGTGTGGCGGGACCAGATGCCCATGCTGCGCACCGTGGGCAGCTTCAACGGCAGCCTGGAGCTCCAGTTCTCCAACATGATCTGGCACACCCCGGGAAACCAA GAGCCCGTGTCCCAGTGCTCGCGGCAGTGCAGGGAGGGCCAGGTGCGCCGCGTGAAGGGCTTCCACTCCTGCTGCTACGACTGTGTGGACTGCAAGGCAGGCAGCTACCAGCGCCACCCAG ATGATGCCCTCTGCAGCAAGTGTGACCAGGACCAGTGGTCCCCAGACCGGAGTACCCGGTGCTTCCCCCGCAGGCCCAGGTTCCTGGCGTGGGGGGAGCCAGCAGTGCTtgggctgctcctgctgctgggcaTCGTTCTGGGTCTGGTGCTCCTGGTCCTGGGACTCTTCACCTGGCACCGGGACAGCCCACTAGTTCAGGCCGCAGGGGGGCCCCGAGCCTGCTTTGGCCTGGCCTGCCTGGGCCTGGTCTGCCTCAGCGTCCTCCTGTTCCCTGGCCGGCCCAGCACTGCCAGCTGCATGGGCCAGCAGCTGCTGCTTCACCTCCCGCTCACCGGCTGCCTGAGCACACTATTCCTGCAGGCAGCCGAGATCTTTGTGGGCTCAGAGCTGCCACCCAGCTGGACAGACTGGCTCCACAGCCGCCTGCGGGGGCCCTGGGCCTGGCTGGTAGTGCTGCTTGCCATGCTGGCAGAGGCAGCGCTCTGTTCCTGGTACCTGGCAGTCTTTCCACCAATGGTGATAACAAACTGGCATGTGCTGCCCACGGAGGCACTGGTGCACTGTCGCGTGAGCTCCTGGATCAGCTTCGGAGTGGTGCATGCCACCAACGCCATGCTGGCCTTCCTCTGCTTCCTGGGCACCTTCCTGGTACAGAGCCGACCTGGCCGCTACAATGGTGCCCGCGGCCTGACCTTCGCCATGCTGGCCTACTTCAtcacctgggtctcctacatccCACTCTTTGCCAATGTACACATGGTCTCCCACCCACCTGTGCAGATGGGCACCATTCTCTTCTGTGTGCTGGGCATCCTGGCCACCTTCCACCTGCCTAAGTGCTACCTGCTGCTGTGGCGGCCAGACCTCAACACCCCCGAGTTCTTCTTGGGAGGGGGTCCCAGTGATGCCAGAGGGCAGGGCAGCAGTGGGGTCGGGGAGGAGACTCAGGGGAAAAACAAGTGA
- the LOC122708128 gene encoding ceramide-1-phosphate transfer protein: protein MDDLESEFNLKVVLVSFKQCLNEKEEVLLEYYLAGWRGLVRFLNSLGTIFSFISKDVVTKLQIMDQLRSGPQQEHYSSLQTMVAYEVGNQLVDLERRSRHPDSGCRTVLRLHRALRWLQLFLEGVRTSPEDARTSALCTDSYNASLATYHPWIIRRAVTVAFCALPTRKVFLESMNVGSSQQAVEMLDEALPFIERVYNISQKLYAEHALLDLP, encoded by the exons ATGGATGACTTGGAGTCAGAGTTCAATCTGAAAGTCGTCCTGGTCAGTTTCAAGCAGTGTCTCAATGAGAAGGAGGAGGTGCTGCTGGAATACTACCTCGCTGGCTGGAGGGGGCTGGTCAG GTTCCTGAATAGTCTGGGCACCATCTTCTCATTCATCTCCAAGGACGTGGTGACAAAGCTGCAGATCATGGACCAGCTGCGAAGCGGCCCCCAACAGGAGCACTACAGCAGCCTGCAGACCATGGTTGCCTACGAAGTGGGCAACCAACTGGTGGACCTGGAGCGGCGCTCACGCCACCCCGACTCAGGCTGCCGGACAGTGCTACGGCTACACCGCGCACTGCGCTGGCTGCAGCTCTTCCTGGAGGGCGTCCGCACAAGCCCTGAGGACGCACGCACTTCTGCGCTCTGCACCGACTCCTACAATGCCTCGCTGGCCACCTACCACCCCTGGATCATCCGCCGGGCTGTCACCGTGGCCTTCTGTGCGCTGCCCACACGCAAGGTCTTCCTGGAGTCCATGAACGTTGGGTCCTCCCAACAGGCTGTGGAGATGCTAGACGAGGCCCTGCCCTTTATTGAGCGTGTCTACAACATCTCCCAGAAGCTCTATGCCGAGCACGCCCTACTGGACCTGCCATAG
- the INTS11 gene encoding integrator complex subunit 11 yields the protein MPEIRVTPLGAGQDVGRSCILVSIAGKNVMLDCGMHMGFSDDRRFPDFSYITRSGRLTDFLDCVIISHFHLDHCGALPYFSEMVGYDGPIYMTQPTQAICPILLEDYRKIAVDKKGEANFFTSQMIKDCMKKVVAVHLHQTVQVDDELEIKAYYAGHVLGAAMFQIKVGSESVVYTGDYNMTPDRHLGAAWIDKCRPNLLITESTYATTIRDSKRCRERDFLKKVHETVERGGKVLIPVFALGRAQELCILLETFWERMDLKAPIYFSTGLTEKANHYYKLFIPWTNQKIRKTFVQRNMFEFKHIKAFDRAFADSPGPMVVFATPGMLHAGQSLQIFRKWAGNEKNMVIMPGYCVQGTVGHKILSGQRKLEMEGRQVLEVKMQVEYMSFSAHADAKGIMQLVGQAEPENVLLVHGEAKKMEFLKQKIEQEFRVNCYMPANGETVTLPTSPSIPVGISLGLLKREMAQGLLPDAKKPRLLHGTLIMKDSNFRLVSSEQALKELGLAEHQLRFTCRVHLHDTRKEQEMAMRVYSHLKSVLKDHCVQHLPDGSVTVESILVQAAAHSEDPGTKVLLVSWTYQDEELGSYLTSLLKKGLPQAS from the exons ATGCCCGAGATCAGGGTCACGCCCCTGG GGGCTGGCCAGGATGTGGGCCGAAGCTGCATTTTGGTGTCCATTGCGGGCAAGAACGTCATGCTGGACTGTGGGATGCACATGGGCTTCAGCGACGAC AGGCGCTTCCCCGACTTCTCCTACATCACCCGCAGTGGCCGACTGACTGATTTTCTGGACTGTGTGATCATCAG CCACTTCCACCTGGACCACTGCGGGGCACTCCCCTACTTCAGTGAGATGGTGGGCTACGATGGGCCCATCTACATGACCCAGCCCACCCAGGCCATCTGCCCCATCCTGCTGGAAGACTACCGCAAGATTGCCGTGGATAAGAAGGGCGAGGCCAACTTCTTCACGTCCCAGATGATCAAGGACTGCATGAAGAAAGTGGTGGCCGTCCACCTCCACCAGACGGTGCAG GTGGACGATGAGCTGGAAATCAAGGCTTACTATGCAGGCCATGTGCTGGGGGCGGCCATGTTCCAGATTAAAGTGGGCTCAGAGTCTGTGGTGTACACG GGGGACTACAACATGACCCCAGATCGGCATTTGGG AGCCGCCTGGATTGATAAGTGCCGCCCCAACCTACTCATCACAGAGTCCACCTACGCCACCACCATCCGTGACTCCAAGCGCTGTCGGGAGCGAGACTTCCTGAAGAAGGTCCACGAGACTGTGGAGCGCGGTGGGAAG GTGCTGATCCCCGTGTTTGCACTGGGCCGTGCTCAGGAGCTCTGCATCCTGCTTGAGACCTTCTG GGAGCGCATGGACCTGAAAGCCCCCATCTACTTCTCCACGGGCCTGACAGAGAAGGCCAATCACTACTACAAGCTCTTCATCCCCTGGACCAACCAGAAGATACGGAAGACCTTCGTGCAGAGGAACATGTTTGAGTTCAAGCACATCAAGGCCTTTGACCGGGCATTTGCCGACAGCCCAGGACCCATG GTCGTGTTTGCCACCCCAGGGATGCTGCATGCTGGCCAGTCACTACAGATCTTCCGGAAGTGGGCAGGGAACGAGAAGAACATG GTCATCATGCCTGGCTACTGCGTCCAGGGCACCGTGGGTCACAAGATCCTCAGTGGGCAGCGCAAGCTGGAGATGGAGGGGCGGCAGGTG CTGGAGGTCAAGATGCAGGTGGAGTACATGTCCTTCAGTGCCCACGCGGATGCCAAGGGCATCATGCAGCTGGTGGGCCAGGCGGAGCCAGAGAATGTGCTGCTGGTGCATGGCGAGGCCAAGAAGATGGAGTTTCTGAAGCAGAAGATTGAGCAGGAATTCC GGGTCAACTGCTACATGCCAGCCAACGGTGAGACAGTGACGTTGCCCACGAGCCCCAGCATCCCTGTGGGCATCTCACTGGGGCTGCTGAAGCGGGAGATGGCACAGG GGCTGCTCCCTGATGCCAAGAAGCCTCGGCTTTTGCACGGCACCCTGATCATGAAGGATAGC AACTTCCGGCTCGTGTCCTCAGAGCAGGCCCTCAAGGAGTTGGGCCTGGCCGAGCACCAGCTGCGCTTCACCTGCCGTGTGCACCTGCACGACACGCgcaaggagcaggaaatggccatGCGCGTGTACAGCCACCTGAAGAG TGTCCTCAAGGACCACTGCGTGCAGCACCTTCCTGACGGCTCTGTGACTGTGGAGTCCATCTTAGTCCAGGCTGCTGCCCACTCTGAGGACCCAGGCACCAAGGTGCTACTGGTCTCCTGGACCTACCAG GATGAGGAGCTGGGAAGCTACCTTACATCTCTGCTCAAGAAGGGCCTGCCCCAGGCCAGCTGA